The genomic segment acaatttttttattaaataatcacTGAATTTTGGTACCTTTTCGTAGCTAATAAGCTATGAATTAGTCATGTCATAATTTTGTGACTTTATATAGTTACGATTAAGTCACTTGATAATTTTGGAACAATACTTAGGGTTCACCCTGAGGGGTGAACCTATTCATTCACCCCTATattaaataaggaaataaaatttgtatatattattataaaattaaactttaaaccgctctttaataaatccaaaccgacatataatttcgttctacttgtaaaatctaaaccctaaccattttatttgtgaatccaaaccgacatataatttcgttttacttgtaaaatctaaactctaaccatctcatttgtgaacccaaaccgacttCAAATTTCGGTCTaactgtaaaatttaaaccctaacatctcatttgtgaacccaaaccgacatataatttcgttatacttgtaaaatctaaatcctaaccatctcatttgtgaacccaaaccgacttCTAATTTCGTTCTaactgtaaaatttaaaccctaacatctcatttgtgaatccaaaccgacatataatttcgttatacttgtaaaatctaaatcctaaccatctcatttgtgaacccaaaccgacatatataatttcgttctaattgtaaaatctaaactctaaccacctcatttgtaaacccaaaccgacatataatttcattttaattgtaaaatctaaaccctaaccatttcatttgtaaacccaaaccgacatataattttgttctaattttaaaaatctaaatcaagccaatacttaactttccttaattaaaagtatacaaaatttgtttccttaatttgttttgctttttaatttaattttgatttattttgtaaatgaaatattagatgaaaatttctgattggctgagagaagagggGGTGAACAAACAGGTTCAacagtgaacctaagtatttttcataatttggtGACTTTATATAGCCACGATTTAGTCATAAATATTGTTTGTGACTGTATTTAGTCACGAAATTGTCACATATAAAATTCGTGAATAAGTTTGTggcttttacaaaatttgccaCGGTTCGACCGCAGGTCGAGGATGGGTCTGAAAATGCTGGTTctataacaaaataaagttgTGCTCTTAACATTACTGTTTGCGGTCGAACCGGTAAACTACCATATACAGTGTTGTGATGAATATATAATTGTCAACCACAAAGATAGAAACATATACGATTCGAATAGGAAAGTTCTGATCATATAAATCATAATCGAACTACCAGTTCTAACTTTTCTGTCATTATGtcaggaaaaaataataatacaagtaGAAAATGACAAAGTATCGATTCTTTTAAAGTTTAGAGATGGCATATTTTAGTAGATCCTTGCGAAGTGTCTTGCCCGATGGAGTCTTTGGTATGGAGTCTATAAATGCGacctttcttattttcttatatggtGCCACCTGTTTATCATATTAACTAAAATCCATCACCTAAGTTACAAAACATTACATAATTGaattgtgttatatatatggttgtgaTCATAAAAGCACCTGTTTAGAAATAAATTCGATAACTTTTTTCTCACAGAGATTGCTCTCAGGTTTTCGTGTCACGTAAGCCATCGGATATTGTCCTGCTTCTTTATCCGGAAACCTTTGTGATGcaaaaaaacagataaaaacattatattagTTTCAGTGACAGGAGCTAGAAAATTTAGTCGGTCATaaattttttgtaagaaaaagaagaaaaattattataatactATGAAAacgatataaaaaaaaaacggtgaACCAAGAATCTATAACCAGAAAGATTAAACCGAATCAAAATAAATGAATTGAATTAATTGTAGTTAACCTAAAATACCCATTTGGTTGtcatttttgttaagttttcggTCTTTGGGTTGCTTGGTTAACACTAGTAAAAAtgaatattcttttatttttgctaaaaaattgggataataatatataattgtatttgttCAGTTTATATTGTGTTGAATAAATGtctttaaggtttttttttattggatgaTTATTTAAAGTATTTGGGTATACAAAACTAGATTtagattataatatttgaattttattaactaattgattgatatattatttctattatttctgtttttattgatacatcaaatatatattttttgttttgtaagaaacACCAAATAATCTAAAAACTGGAACCAAGCTAAAACCAAACCGATTTACAtatgattttacttttttataaaactattaatTTGTCAAACtgaaaaatactaatttttatatgattttaattttttaattgggCTATATtaagataaatattttatgGGGGTCAAACATATTTTACGAAAGGGggtcaatttaaatttttattagaacctaaaccattttttgaaaaatcatgGGTGTTAATTAAACCCCATATTTTACATTGCGTCCACCACTAATTAGTTTTATGATTAGGATAAGGTATGattttttgggttctttttGGTTCGAgttttatgatttatggtaTTTAagttagtttaaaataaaatccatataGAATTATAGATACAGTAAATTCATCAGtttggttatttttgttttatggtttaaattgaagtgtaaattatataataaaataaaaaaaaaattaaaaaaaaaagagatcaatTAAGAATTTACGGAATAACTGCTGCGTCGAGAATATCTGGGTGATTCAGTAGGAGAGCCTCTAGTTCAGCTGGAGCTACCTATTATATAATCCAAAACAATAagtgatttaatttttgaaacatgCCAAACTAATtgtattaatttgatttaaccTGGAAACCATTGTATTTGATTAGCTCTTTCAATCGATCCACGATAAAAAGAAATCCATCGTCGTCTATATAGCCAAGATCTCCTGTTTTAAGCCATCCTTCTGAAGTAataatttcttcttcatttctaaaataaccttcaaacacaaataaaaaaattattagagtGATTTTTGTGCATGACTGtatgttagaacttagaagagatcatgacaaaaaaaaaaacgtagtaCGATGTTATATCTAATTTACCTTTGGCTATAGAAGGCCCTTTAAGCCAAAGCTCTCCTGTTTGGTTCACACCCATGACCAGGCCTGTCTCCGGGTCCACAACCCTTGCTTGTGCACCACACGACAACAACCCCACCGCACCATATCTCCAACTCTCCTCCACAGAATCTATCGAAGCTCCTGCACCGTTGGATTCCGTCAATGCGTAACCTTGATAAACATCAGCCGTTGGATATTTCTCCATAAACCTTTCTGTGACCTCCTTGCTCAACGGTGCTCCACCGCACCGAACCGTTCTCAAGAAGCTCACGTCGTACTTCGCCTTTATCTGATCCGCTTTGTTTATCATGGCTACCAAAACTGGCGGCACGAGAATCAGAGTCGTGGCTCTATATTTCTCAACCGCCGCCAACACCTCGCCGAGCTCGAACCGAGGTAGGATGACAACGGTAGTACCTGACGTCAAACTGGCCATAACGAAGTTGAGTAAACCAAACGTGTGGAACAATGGAACAGTGCAAAGGAAGGTCTGTTGTGGCTGTTCAAATGGCTCCGCAATGTATCTCGCCACATGTGCTATGAGGTTTCCGTGAGACGAGATGACACCTTTGCTTCGTCCTGTTGTCCCTGACGAGTAAAGCAACATCGCCGTATCGTCTTTGTTAACTTGGTTTCTGACTCGTTGACCacttggttctttcttcatcatctcacTTAATATTCCAACCATTTTGAGTCCTCCTGGAGCGCGTAGGGTAGGTTTAACGCAATCCAGGATGATGGATATACCGGAACCAGCGAGTTTAGGAGCTATTTAGGAAGAGGCTCTGATTCGTATGTGTCAgcttattttttctaatataaatagAGTAACAGTCTAAGAGCTATATATCCACCAAACAATCTAATACTAACTTTAGAAAATGACTAATTCCGTAATATTGTCATCACTGATCAATCCAAGAAATGGTTTCTGCGAAGCAAACTCCTCATTTTACAGTAAACGCAAACCATTGGCACTTCCTTCAAATGACTCGCTCGACGTCACCACATTCATATCATCCCAAACGCACCGTGGCACAACTGCCTTCATAGACGAAGACACTAGACAGTGGGTATGTTTGTACAAATCTAGGAATCTGCCGACCACTAATCAGGTACTTGTTACATCATATACTTAGGGTTTATAAAAGGGAAAAAGGTGAAACAAATTAGGTGTACTACGCTATCATGTTTTAAACTGATTGGTCTGTGTCATTTTTGGAAACCCTATTactcatttttaattttcacagtccatactaaaataattaataataaactaaataaatgtATCTTAATTTGGCCACGATCTAATAGTTCGTTAGGCCACGATCTAATATTTAATCTAAAAACACCAATGGGGaaactttttttg from the Camelina sativa cultivar DH55 chromosome 12, Cs, whole genome shotgun sequence genome contains:
- the LOC104733043 gene encoding 4-coumarate--CoA ligase-like 8, encoding MVGILSEMMKKEPSGQRVRNQVNKDDTAMLLYSSGTTGRSKGVISSHGNLIAHVARYIAEPFEQPQQTFLCTVPLFHTFGLLNFVMASLTSGTTVVILPRFELGEVLAAVEKYRATTLILVPPVLVAMINKADQIKAKYDVSFLRTVRCGGAPLSKEVTERFMEKYPTADVYQGYALTESNGAGASIDSVEESWRYGAVGLLSCGAQARVVDPETGLVMGVNQTGELWLKGPSIAKGYFRNEEEIITSEGWLKTGDLGYIDDDGFLFIVDRLKELIKYNGFQVAPAELEALLLNHPDILDAAVIPFPDKEAGQYPMAYVTRKPESNLCEKKVIEFISKQVAPYKKIRKVAFIDSIPKTPSGKTLRKDLLKYAISKL